In Streptomyces sp. NBC_01707, a genomic segment contains:
- the moaC gene encoding cyclic pyranopterin monophosphate synthase MoaC: MSTQNRLTHLDEAGAARMVDVSEKDVTARVARASGRVLVSPRVVELLRGEGVPKGDALATARIAGIMGAKRTPELIPLCHPLAVSGVKVDLSVADDAVEILATVKTTDRTGVEMEALTAVSVAALTVIDMIKAVDKSAVITDVRVESKSGGKSGDYRRSVPKGADA; encoded by the coding sequence GTGAGTACGCAGAACAGGCTGACGCATCTCGACGAGGCGGGTGCGGCCAGGATGGTCGACGTGTCCGAGAAGGACGTCACCGCGCGTGTCGCCCGCGCCAGCGGCCGGGTCCTCGTCTCGCCGCGCGTCGTCGAACTGCTGCGCGGCGAGGGAGTTCCCAAGGGCGACGCCCTCGCCACCGCCCGTATCGCCGGGATCATGGGCGCCAAGCGCACTCCCGAGCTGATCCCGCTCTGTCACCCGCTCGCCGTCTCCGGCGTGAAGGTCGACCTGAGCGTCGCCGACGACGCGGTGGAGATCCTCGCCACGGTGAAGACGACGGACCGCACCGGCGTCGAGATGGAGGCCCTGACGGCCGTCTCGGTCGCCGCGCTCACCGTGATCGACATGATCAAGGCGGTCGACAAGAGCGCGGTCATCACGGACGTCCGGGTCGAGTCGAAGTCCGGCGGCAAGTCCGGCGACTACCGTCGCTCGGTGCCGAAGGGAGCGGACGCATGA
- a CDS encoding GNAT family N-acetyltransferase, whose amino-acid sequence MILTDGAIALRPIKLRDQREWREVNRRNRDWLRPWEATVPPPGPGGPVARRPTYRQMVRHLRSEANAGRMLPFAIEYEGRLVGQLTVAGITWGSMCSGHIGYWVDQDVAGRGVMPTAVALAVDHCFRSVGLHRIEVCIRPENAPSRRVVEKLGFREEGLRPRYLHIDGAWRDHLIFALTAEEVPDGLLRRWHQARPGTPR is encoded by the coding sequence GTGATCCTGACCGACGGCGCGATCGCCCTCCGGCCGATAAAGCTGCGCGACCAGCGTGAGTGGCGGGAGGTCAACCGGCGCAACCGCGACTGGCTCCGCCCCTGGGAGGCGACCGTCCCACCGCCCGGCCCGGGCGGTCCGGTGGCCCGTCGCCCCACCTACCGTCAGATGGTCCGCCATCTGCGCTCCGAGGCGAACGCCGGCCGGATGCTGCCCTTCGCCATCGAGTACGAGGGGCGTCTGGTAGGGCAGTTGACGGTCGCCGGGATCACCTGGGGATCGATGTGCTCGGGCCATATCGGCTACTGGGTGGACCAGGATGTGGCGGGTCGCGGTGTCATGCCGACCGCGGTCGCTCTCGCCGTCGATCACTGCTTCCGGTCCGTCGGCCTGCACCGCATCGAGGTCTGCATTCGCCCCGAGAACGCGCCCAGCCGAAGAGTCGTGGAGAAACTCGGATTCCGCGAGGAAGGGCTGCGTCCACGGTATCTCCACATCGACGGTGCCTGGCGGGACCATCTGATCTTCGCGCTCACCGCGGAGGAGGTGCCCGACGGGCTGCTCCGGCGCTGGCACCAGGCACGACCCGGAACGCCGCGCTAA
- a CDS encoding molybdenum cofactor biosynthesis protein B, producing the protein MTAPEAAASGGGHAGSLPEPHAPGAPLDGSPPAPRTALVVTASNRAAAGVYADRGGPLIVEALAGLGFAVDGPQVVPDGDPVEQALRAGVAAAYDVIVTTGGTGISPTDRTPEATRRVLDHEIPGIPEAIRAEGRDKVPTAALSRGLAGVAVRTLVVNLPGSTGGVRDGLAVLERLLVHAVDQLRGGDHPRPGSPS; encoded by the coding sequence ATGACGGCGCCCGAGGCTGCGGCGTCGGGCGGCGGGCATGCGGGGTCGCTTCCGGAGCCGCACGCACCGGGCGCGCCCCTCGACGGATCGCCGCCCGCCCCCCGTACCGCGCTCGTCGTGACCGCGTCGAACCGTGCCGCGGCCGGTGTCTACGCCGACCGGGGCGGCCCCCTGATCGTCGAGGCGCTCGCCGGGCTCGGCTTCGCCGTCGACGGGCCGCAGGTCGTCCCCGACGGCGACCCCGTCGAGCAGGCCCTGCGGGCCGGGGTGGCCGCCGCGTACGACGTCATCGTCACCACCGGCGGTACGGGTATCTCACCGACCGACCGGACCCCCGAGGCCACTCGTCGTGTCCTCGACCACGAGATCCCCGGCATCCCCGAGGCGATCCGTGCCGAGGGCCGCGACAAGGTCCCCACGGCCGCGCTCTCCCGTGGTCTCGCCGGAGTCGCCGTCCGCACCCTCGTCGTGAACCTGCCGGGCTCCACCGGCGGGGTGCGCGACGGCCTCGCCGTCCTCGAACGCCTTCTGGTGCACGCCGTCGATCAGCTCCGCGGCGGCGACCACCCCCGACCCGGGAGCCCGAGCTGA